The following proteins are encoded in a genomic region of Populus nigra chromosome 16, ddPopNigr1.1, whole genome shotgun sequence:
- the LOC133676054 gene encoding protein WEAK CHLOROPLAST MOVEMENT UNDER BLUE LIGHT 1-like, whose protein sequence is MARFMNGLNHAITHVIKLHHYVELEEMIHMVVKVEKQLKWKGFGHIVLQCPNKRFIVIKANNEVKIDEEDEEEKMSPLEDVDGVCVEYPIEEEEFVVRRALNIQGKVDDLEGLLAHVEIVSWEIYILLVRLKPNVSNQCMKVALTLFGEKGDHKKPRSSGVSGDEMEKEKDVETLLKDLARYKVQMAAKDSAYSQLLLKLEHYQKSSEELSILLKKSEVERDVYCEDCREARTRIHELEAKVKEMTDELLETGKIREKLTHVLSELKATEEGILGMETQLATAREVNLKLLAEAELMATAANMEKKRSEELVKHVAELNEAILVSKLASIEAEKEKCMVLSDKDARLESAMEMAAQAQEQVEDMKKRLEIMQELENQLLAKSVLVDSLQAELNQASELLSSSNKTVSDAVKDLNQLNADLIVKERDNSDHTFYFGALETELNQLEAELKNENEEASHLSRNVEILMDELQEAKTKIYEIKEREKEAQIEIAVLKSELHKGRFELSAAEARTGSVKPGLYLAVQQLAVEAEAAERENQRLKGLDKVTEESEEFGLMHTDQYEKYSCQDADAFQKNESNAESVKRRNENDGNITISLEEYEFLIRKAEKAGEFLRRESSNMSITSITSENKYESQLLKKELEIAIVKNRELRTRLEQAVTRAEAAEKAKTKLEDQQKRRQEQKQRIKAAIVGLHEESTSREFSSSTYGRATKEHQPLGKVLNMKF, encoded by the exons ATGGCTAGATTTATGAATGGCCTTAATCATGCTATAACTCATGTTATAAAGTTGCATCATTATGTGGAGTTGGAGGAGATGATACATATGGTCGTAAAGGTTGAGAAACAACTTAAATGGAAGG GTTTTGGTCATATTGTTTTACAATGTCCAAACAAAAGATTTATTGTTATAAAAGCTAATAATGAGGTTAAGATCGATGAGGAGGATGAAGAGGAGAAGATGTCACCATTAGAGGATGTTGATGGTGTTTGTGTTGAGTATCCAATTGAGGAAGAGGAATTTGTGGTGAGGAGAGCACTGAATATACAAGGCAAGGTGGATGATTTGGAAGG GTTATTGGCTCATGTTGAAATAGTTTCTTGGGAGATATACATACTGTTGGTGAGATTGAAACCAAACGTATCGAACCAGTGCATGAAAGTTGCCCTTACTTTGTTCGGAGAGAAAGGTGATCACAAGAAACCCCGGTCTAGCGGTGTTAGTGGTGAT GAGATGGAAAAAGAGAAGGATGTTGAAACCCTGCTAAAAGATTTGGCCAGGTACAAGGTGCAAATGGCAGCGAAGGATTCCGCCTACTCGCAGCTGCTACTTAAGCTAGAGCATTATCAGAAATCTTCTGAGGAACTCTCCATACTGTTGAAGAAATCTGAGGTTGAGAGAGACGTATACTGTGAAGATTGTAGAGAAGCTAGGACTCGGATACATGAACTTGAGGCCAAGGTAAAGGAGATGACTGATGAACTTTTAGAAACTGGAAAAATACGGGAGAAGCTTACTCATGTTTTGAGTGAATTGAAGGCTACAGAGGAAGGGATACTTGGAATGGAAACACAACTTGCTACTGCAAGGGAAGTGAATCTCAAGTTACTGGCAGAAGCAGAGCTGATGGCAACTGCAGCaaacatggaaaagaaaagatctGAAGAACTGGTAAAGCATGTCGCTGAGCTCAATGAAGCTATTCTTGTTTCAAAGCTTGCTTCCATTGAAGCTGAAAAAGAGAAGTGCATGGTTTTATCTGATAAAGATGCTCGGTTAGAGTCAGCAATGGAAATGGCTGCTCAAGCACAAGAGCAGGTGGAAGACATGAAAAAGCGATTGGAAATAATGCAAGAATTGGAAAATCAGTTGCTAGCCAAATCTGTACTTGTTGATTCGCTACAGGCGGAACTCAATCAAGCATCTGAACTACTTAGTTCATCTAATAAAACTGTTTCGGATGCTGTAAAAGATTTGAATCAGCTAAACGCGGATTTGATAGTCAAGGAAAGAGATAATTCCGATCATACATTTTACTTCGGGGCATTGGAAACTGAATTGAATCAGTTAGAAGCAGAactaaagaatgaaaatgaaGAGGCAAGCCATTTGAGTCGTAACGTGGAAATCCTCATGGATGAGCTACAGGAagcaaaaaccaaaatatatgaaattaaagaaagagagaaagaagcaCAGATTGAGATTGCAGTGCTAAAATCTGAGCTTCATAAAGGAAGGTTTGAACTTTCAGCAGCTGAAGCAAGGACTGGGAGTGTAAAACCCGGATTATATCTTGCCGTTCAGCAGCTAGCAGTCGAAGCTGAAGCAGCAGAGAGGGAAAATCAAAGGTTAAAAGGATTAGATAAGGTAACTGAGGAATCTGAAGAGTTTGGGCTCATGCACACTGATCAATATGAAAAGTACTCATGTCAAGACGCAGACGCTTTTCAGAAAAATGAGTCAAATGCAGAATCTGTGAAGAGAAGAAATGAGAATGATGGAAATATAACAATTTCACTTGAAGAATACGAGTTCTTGATCAGGAAAGCTGAGAAGGCCGGTGAATTCTTAAGAAGAGAATCTTCCAATATGTCCATCACATCCATTACATCTGAAAATAAGTACGAATCACAACTTCTAAAGAAAGAGTTGGAGATTGCAATTGTGAAAAATAGGGAGTTGAGGACTAGGTTAGAACAGGCTGTTACAAGGGCTGAAGCCGCTGAAAAAGCTAAAACAAAACTCGAAGATCAACAAAAGAGGCGTCAAGAACAAAAGCAGAGGATAAAGGCAGCTATAGTGGGGCTTCACGAGGAATCTACATCAAGAGAGTTCAGTTCTTCGACATATGGGAGGGCAACCAAAGAACATCAGCCACTGGGTAAGGTTCTTAACATGAAATTCTAG